Within the Rhizobium grahamii genome, the region AGCTTCCCGCTCGCGATGGAAGGAGCGTTGAAGCTCAAGGAGATCTCCTACATTCACGCGGAAGGCTATGCCGCAGGAGAACTCAAGCACGGGCCGATCGCTCTGATCGACGAGAACATGCCAGTCATCGTGATCGCGCCGTACGACCGTTTCTTCGAAAAGACCGTCTCCAACATGCAGGAGGTCGCCGCGCGCGGCGGGCGGATCATCTTCATCACGGACGAGGCAGGCGCAGCAGCCTCGAAGCTGCCGACAATGGCAACGATCGTCCTTCCGAACGTCGATGAGATCATCGCCCCGATGATCTTCTCGCTGCCCATCCAGCTGCTGGCCTATCATACGGCGGTTTTCATGGGCACGGACGTCGATCAGCCGCGCAATCTGGCGAAGTCGGTCACGGTCGAGTGAGGATTGGTCTGCGGACTTGTGCGGGGCGGCGAATTCTGGCAGCCTCGCGGAGGAAAGCACCGGAGGCACTGATTTCCGATTTGCCGTTAGGCTCAAAGGAGTTCGTCAGCAAGCAATGACGGAAAAAATGCCCCGTTTGTCGATCGCCACGCGCATCAGAAACAACTTTCTGGCCGGCCTGATTATTTGCGCGCCGATCGCCATTACCCTGTGGCTGACATGGTCGGTCGTTCGGTGGGCGGATAGCTGGGTAAAGCCCTATCTCCCCGCGCGCTATGACCCCGACAACTATCTGAATTTCGCGGTTCCCGGATCCGGACTGCTGATCGCATTGGTGATCATCACTCTTATCGGGTTTCTAGGAAAGAATCTGATCGGTCAGTCGATCGTCCAGTTCAGTGAGTCCCTGGTAAGACGCGTCCCCCTGGTGCGCGTCATCTACAAGAGCGTGAAGCAGATCTTTGAAACGGTGCTGAAAGAACGCAGCAACTCGTTCAAGAAGGTCGGCCTGATCGAGTACCCGAGCGCGGGCCTCTGGTCTCTGGTATTCGTCGCAACGGATGCCAAGGGGAAATTGCTTCGAAGTTCAACGCGATGGGCCATGACATGGTCAGCGTGTTCCTTCCGCCTACGCCGGTGCCGACGGCCGGTTTCCTGATCTTCGTGCCGCGTGAAAAGATCGTCTTTCTCGACATGTCACCCGAAGACGCCGCAAAGCTCCTGATTTCTGGCGGACTGGTGACGCCGGAGGAGCTTGCGTCTCGAATATCCAAGAGCGACAAGCCGCGCGCACCGCGCCCTGCGCCTATAGAGATGTAACGGCCAGCCTCAGTCGCCGGACTTTTCCCATTTCTTAATAAGCCGGTCGCGCTTCAACTTGGACAAGCGCTGGAGCCAGAAGATTCCATCGAGCTGGTCCGTCTCATGCTGGATACAGACAGAAAGAAAGCCGTCTGCGGTCTCTTCGTGCGCTACCCCCGAGAGATCCTGATAGCGAAACCGTATCGACTTTGGCCGAACGACCTCTTCAGTCGCGCCCGGCATGGATACGCTGCCTTCGGTTTGCCGGACGGTCTCCTCGGAAGACCAGAGGATCTCAGGGTTGACGTATACGCGTATCCCGTCTTCGCGGTTGAGCTCAATGACCGTCAGCCGCTGAAAGACGCCGATGTGCGCGGCGGTAATACCGACGCCGGGAGCCGCGCGCATCGTGTCGAGCAGATCCGTCGAAAGGGCGCTGAGATCGTCGTGGAATTCGGTAACAGGCGCGCAAGCCGTCCGGAGACCGACATGGGGGAAGCGCAGGATAGGGCGGACGGGCACTGCGAAAATATCTCCAGATTCTCGATGCGGCGGAAACTATCTGGGGCAAGAGGAATTGTCATCTGCGTTGCCGGCTTGCGGCTGGACGCGATAGCGCCTTTCGGCTAGCACGGACACAATTGCGGCGAAGTCCAGGCTTCGAATCAGATGAGGGCGGCAGAGGATGACGAACGACGCAGAAGAGCTCGTCCGCGCACGTCCGGGCAGCGATGAGACCGACATCTACGACGAGAACGGCAACGTTCGCGGCGATTTTCTCGCGCTTGTCGGCGCGGCAATCGCCGACCGCGACACCATTTTCCTGCGCCAGAACGTCACGCGGCTGCACGAATCCGAAATAGGCGACCTGCTTGAATCGCTCCAGCCGGATCAGCGCGTCGCGCTCGTCCGTCTGCTCGGCGACGAATTCGACATGACCGCGTTGACGGAAGTCGACGAGGCGGTGCGTCGCGAGATCGTTGACCAGATGCCGAACGAACAGATCGCCGCCGCGATCGGGGAACTCGACTCGGACGACGCCGTCTACATTCTTGAAGACCTCGACAAGGAAGACCGCGAAGAGATCCTTGCGCAGCTGCCGTTCACCGAACGCGTCCGTCTGCGCCGTGCGCTCGACTATCCAGAAAGCTCGGCCGGCCGTCGCATGCAGACGGAATTCGTCGCGGTGCCGCCGTTCTGGACCGTCGGGCAGACGATCGACTACATGCGCGAGGAGGAGGATCTGCCTTACTCGTTCACGCAGATTTTCGTAATCGACCCGACGTTCAAGCTGTTGGGCGCCGTCGATCTGGACAAGATTCTCCGGACGAAGCGCTCGACCAAGATCGAAACCATCATGCGGGAAACGAACCATCCGATTCCCGCCGAGATGGACCAGGAAGATGCGGCGCAGCTCTTCGAGCAGTACGACTTGCTGTCTGCCGCCGTTGTCGACGAGAACGATCGCCTCGTTGGCGTGCTGACCATTGATGACGTCGTTGACGTCATTCACGAGGAGGCCGACGAGGACATCAAGCGTCTCGGCGGTGTTGGTGACGAAGAACTGTCGGACAGCGTTTTCTCGACAGTACGCTCCCGCTTTCTTTGGCTGGCGATCAACCTTGGCACCGCCTTGCTGTCGGCGAGCGTCATCGGCCTGTTCGACGGGTCGATCGAGAAGATGATCGCGCTAGCCGTCCTGATGCCGATCGTTGCTTCGATGGGCGGCAACGCCGGGAC harbors:
- a CDS encoding peptide deformylase; translated protein: MPVRPILRFPHVGLRTACAPVTEFHDDLSALSTDLLDTMRAAPGVGITAAHIGVFQRLTVIELNREDGIRVYVNPEILWSSEETVRQTEGSVSMPGATEEVVRPKSIRFRYQDLSGVAHEETADGFLSVCIQHETDQLDGIFWLQRLSKLKRDRLIKKWEKSGD
- the mgtE gene encoding magnesium transporter produces the protein MTNDAEELVRARPGSDETDIYDENGNVRGDFLALVGAAIADRDTIFLRQNVTRLHESEIGDLLESLQPDQRVALVRLLGDEFDMTALTEVDEAVRREIVDQMPNEQIAAAIGELDSDDAVYILEDLDKEDREEILAQLPFTERVRLRRALDYPESSAGRRMQTEFVAVPPFWTVGQTIDYMREEEDLPYSFTQIFVIDPTFKLLGAVDLDKILRTKRSTKIETIMRETNHPIPAEMDQEDAAQLFEQYDLLSAAVVDENDRLVGVLTIDDVVDVIHEEADEDIKRLGGVGDEELSDSVFSTVRSRFLWLAINLGTALLSASVIGLFDGSIEKMIALAVLMPIVASMGGNAGTQTMTVTVRALATGDIDIYNAGRIIRREAGVGIANGALFSVIMGCIAAAWFHNYQLGFVIGAAMIINLFAAALAGILLPLLLHKVGADPAIASSVFVTTVTDCTGFFAFLGIATWWFGI